tgtgtagtacggaggaggaggagtttgTAGCGTCAGGTGATGAGGAAGCAGCCAGTGATGTGGACAGCTTTGCCAGCGACCCGGGCTTCGTGAGCCAGTCCACACGGGCACAGAGACGGGCACCTAAACAGAGAACCTCCAGGACCGCAGCAAAGTGCAAGAAACGCCCACGCAgacggaggagaggatggggggaggaggaggaggagagtgaagaggaagaggagatgggtGAGTAAGGCTTGGAATATGAGTTGGGAAAAGAAGACACACAGAAATCCAGAGGTTTGGTGCTGGATGTTAAAGAACATGTTCCGTTGAAAGtaaaacaactctctctctctgcttctctctctctctctctctctctttgtagagACCAGTGATTTGAGTGACAGCGATGGAGACAGGAAGAGGTGTGGTTTAAGGAGGGGCCGGAAGCGGGAGGTGAACTACCGCGAGACGTCAGAATCGGAGTGTTCCCAGGCAACCACCAATAAGGATAAGGCCAAACCCCGCCGCCGTCGTCTCTCCAGCTCAAACAGCGATGGTCAGTTACTATGGTTACCATCCCTGCCCCCAATTAGGGAGGTCCATGTGGAACTTGACAGACTGTCATTTAGTCAATGTAAACAACTCATAACCAACCCGCATTCAGACACTAGCGGAAAAAAACGCTTCTACAAGTGAAAGCGTGCCGATAACgttccacccctccccctcctaaATTTAAACCAATCTAAACCGACCACTGTCCCTAAACCAACattttctggttggctggatgAAGCGGAAAACACGTCACCAGACGCAGAGAAAATAGAGCCATCGATTCCATTGCACCGGGCAAAGGAACGTTTTTGCCGCTAGTGTCTGAATGCGGGGTTAACTCCTGCTGCTGTATGAATCCGCCGCTCGCTCCCTCTATTTCAGAATCCTCCCATTCGAGAGAgtctgaggaggaagagaagagaatgaggggaaagaggcggcaagaagaggtggaggagagtaGAACaaggggaaagaagaggagaggagagaagatgggcaGAGGGAAGCGGAGGAAGGTGTTGATAGAACAGCGGAAGAAACGTCTAGCTCTGCTGAAGAAAAGCAGACCCTCCACTAAAGATGATGAGGATGATAACGATGAAGGGGAATCGGAGTCGTCATCCGAGGAAGATCGTCCTATCCGCAAACGACTTAACCGCATCGactctgatgaagaggaggagaaagaggggggaaatgaggaggacgaggaagaagatgatgaagaggaggagaagaagctgAGAAAGCCGTCATCAAAAGACAAGGAATCAAACAGCCCTAATGGACAGCAGCCCTCTAGAGGCTCAACACAGCCTGGGTCTGAGAGTGCAGCATTACCCAGGGACAGAGCAGCCAGAGCTGGGCAGAACAGGTCTAACAGCCCCCCACCTCCTGACCAGTCAGACGCATGATGACATAGACttttagttatattttgttttactttCTTGCCTTTCACCAACAACCTTTCAACTGGATCTCTCATTACCTCAtcatccctcctttccctcctcctcccttcctctaaaCAGGATGAATAACTACTGGACCAAACGCACTAGCGCcatccaacacacagacacacaacacaatacacagccAGAGGGTGAAGGACTGTCCTGAGCACCAGACAGACACCCTCCTTAGCTGTTCTCCAGCTGTTCTGGACTGTACATAGATACTCTCTGCTCGGCTGCTGATCCTGTAAAATACTAGAtgttcccttctctcttctctgtctccctctaaaATTGTGTTCTATATACCATGAAGGAGAGAGTGAATGGACTGGAGCGTTTAATTATCCCATAAAATAGTGAGTTGGATGTTTTAAACCAATGGAAGAGCTGCTCCTGTTGCTCTGCTGTGAACCAGGAAGATAACTACCAGAAAGAGATTCATACAGGCTGATTCATCTCAAATTACACTTTGCAGATTTGACCACAGTTACAACTACAGTGGGGGCTGGCAGATGGACACTGGCAAACTATCTAACTAGCTATGTTCAGTAAATCAATTCACTGTTGACTTTTATGTGTTAGTTGAAGTGTTCCTTCTCTCACTCAGTGAGGACTGAATAATTTATCCACAGTAGTCTACTACTCTCCAGTCCAGTCTATACATTCTACAACCTACTACTATTTGAGAAGATGGGGTCATATTCATAAGTCAGAAAAAGgactgaaacggggagggactacctgaacttgcaaaatattttgctgctgtgtgccctaatgaatatggccCCAGGTGTGAATGCTGTATCTGGTCCTCAGTCCACTGTCTGTTCTGTTTTCATCCTCAGAGTTCCATCTGAACCTCTTGTAGATTCTATCATTCCAGCTCATTGTTCTTATGTTTTCTCCCCCCCAAAATATCAAATATTTTGAAATGTTCAGTCTGAAAAAAAGAAATCACCCTGTTATTCATCcacagtgtatgtacagtatgtttatagTTGATGCTGTAACATAGGTGTTTTATAAGTTATTAAAAACCAATATTCAAGCATCTCACAAATGCACCTTGTCATCTGCTTTTGAAATCTTTTACTATACAaatggtggttttatttggcccccccaaTCAGTTTGAAGTGgctttaattttggaaatctgttcccatgtATCGTATACaaatgatcgtatacaaatgtaagcaaggtttgaaatagtTTTAGTCATTGTTtgagtcaaatattatatctgtttggactTCTTgcggtctacaaattatttgtgattATGTTCTACTTGATTTTTACATTTGaattcatttagcagatgctcttatccagagcaacgtaACAGGAGCAagtggggttaagtgccttgctcaagggaacatcaacacatatttcacctagtcggcttggggattctaATCAGCGACCTTTAGGTTGCTGGCCCAACgcccttaaccactaggctacctaccctatggtaatgttttttaaaaacattttactgATAATGCCGTATCAGATAAAGACTACAGTGTAaaccgtgcattcggaaagtattcagaccccatgaccttttccacattgttacgttacagccttattctaaaatgtattgtttttcttcctcatcaatctacatgcaataatactcaatgacaaagcaaaaacaggttcagaatatttagcaattttataaaaaattctactgaaatatcacatttacataagtattcagacacttgactcagtactttgttgaagcacctttggcagcgattacagcctcgggttgtcttgggtatgatgttacaagcttagcacacctgtatttggggagtttctcccattttttgcagatcctctcaagctctctcaggttggatggggagtgtcgctgcacagctattttcaggtctctccagagatgttagatcgggttcaagtccggtctctggctgggccactcaaggacattcagagacttgtcccaaagccactcctgtgttgtcttggctatgtgcttagtgtcgtcctgttggaaggtgaaccttcgcccccagtctaagATTCTGagtggtctggagcaggttttcatcaaggatttctctgtactttgctcccttcatctttcactcgatcctgactagtctcccagtccctgctgctgaaaaacatctccacagcatgatgctgccaccacaatgcttcaccgtagggatggtgccaggtttcctccagatgtgactcttggcgttcaggccaaagagttcaagcttggtttcatcaaaccagagaatcttgtttctcatggtctgagagtcctttaggtgccttttggcaaactccaagtgggctgtcatgtgcctttttactgtggagtggcttccgtttggccactctactataaaggcctgattggtggagtgctgcagagatggttgtccttctggaaggttcaaccatctccacagaggaactctggtgcatATTTAAGTTAATATGCACCAGAGCAAAGTATAGAACCCAGTAAACTCAGACAGTACCACTACCTATGGCCATGGTGACCGCAACACagttctgccagaccactgagaCAACCACTCCTCCACAGGAAAACAACTGTAAATCTGGACAAAAGAAAGCTGAAGAGATCTTAAACCAGGAAGATGAAGGCACttctattcactatatagtgcactactttggaccagagccctactatagggaatagggtgccattttggggcGCATACGAAGACTTAGGTTGAGCCAAGGAGATGGCAGCGGGCCTGCTGGACTCCTGATAGCCTATATATAAGagcattgttacgttacagccttattctaaactggattacataatttttttccctcaatctacacacaatacccgataacgacaaagcaaaaccaggtttttaaacatgtttgcataagtattcagaccctttgctatgagactcgaaattgagctcaggtgcatcctgtttccattgatcatccttaagatgtttctacaacttgattggagttcacctgtggtaaattcaattgattggacatgatttagaaaggcccacacctgtctatataaggtcccacagttgacagtgtatgtcagaggaAGGAATTGTGGAGAGGAAGATGGCTGAAGTGGATGCTGAGTTGGAATTAAGCAGCGCGTCGAGTACATTTGGTGAAGACGAATGTTCTGAATGAACAACAGTAATATCAAAAACTGGAACAAAAAGAAAATTGCCTAAAATTGGAGTGGAGGATACGTGTGTAAATTATAATGAATGTTGGGAAGCGTTTGATGAGTAAGGATGCGTATGTGGGGAAACATGTTTGAGGTGTCAAATATTGAAGTATGCACTTGAAAAAGTGGAGTATGTCAGAGTAACCAGGAGTggtcttattttgattaattgtatttctgaagagcagaggaagattgcagtggGCCTCAAAAGAATCCGGACAACATAAGTTTtgtataaattatcgttcagtttggtctcttaaGACGAGATTgtaatctcgttcttggtaccacttagtacgaaaacattacctcatccaatggcatatatcaattgtcaattctagatactcccatctcaaatacaccccctcctggacaagctcagaaAGGGGAGTGATTCTCTAGGTCATATACCATGAAAGATAAGTTGAACACAacagaggggtaatacaatggttccagacactgccattctcctcccctctctgggccccaagtgacttttccctagagagaAAGGccaatgcaactgccaacagtatagtccaaaagaagacattctaatgacaagcatAAAGATAtctaaaacatcttatttatatatgttacctaactaattctgattcagccacgACAGGCCTTACTGAACTCAgatactttcaacgtggcatcgtcataggatgtcacctttccaacaagtcagttcgtcagtgCTGAAgagcataaaaatcgtctgtcctcggtttcaacactcactgagttacaaactgcctgtggaagcaacaacagcacaagaactgttcgtcaggagcttcatgaaatagttttCCATGGACGAGCAGTCACACTGAAGCTTAAAATCACCAtgcccaatgccaagcgtcggttcgaatggtgtaaagcttgcaGCCATTGTACTCCGgagatgaatcatgcttcaccatctgccagtccgacagatgaatcggggtttggtggatgccagaagaacgctgcCTTCCCTATtacatagtgccaaatgtaaagtttggtggtggaggaataatgatctggggttatttttcatgatttgggctaggcccattagttccagtgaagtgaaatctaaacgctacagtatacaatgacattctagacagtggtgtaaagtacttaagtaaaaatactttaaagtatctacttaagttgttttttggggtatctgtactttactatttatatttttgacaacttttactttactacatttcttaacaaaataatgtactttttactccatacattttccctgacacctaaagtacttgttatattttgaatgcttagcaatacaggaaaatggtccaaatcacacaattatcaagataacatccctgaTCATCTATTGCCTCTGATCCTctggactcattaaacacaaatgcttaatttgtaaattatgtatgtatgttggagtgtgcccctggctttctgAAAATTAAAACATGTAAAATGGTTTGCTTAGTATAAGGAAAATGAGATTActtatacttttaattttgatgcttaagtatattttagcaaataccaaataaaaccaaatactgacttttactcaagtagtattttactgggtctttcacttttacttgtcattttctaataatgaatctttacttttactcaagtatgacaattggatactttttccaccaccgattctagacgattctgtgcttccagctttgtcacaactgtttggggaaggacctttcctgtttcaacatgacaaagcgaggaccatacagaaatggtttatggagatgggtgtggaagaacttgactggcctgcacagagccctgacctcaaccccattgaacacctttgggatgaattggaacgcagactgcaagCCAGACCTAATTGCTCatcatcagtgcccaacctcactaatgttcttgtggctgaattgaaacaagtccctgcagcaatgttccaacatctagtagaaagccgccccagaagagtggaggctgttatagaagcaaagggggaaccaactccatagtaatgcccatgattttggaattagattttcgactagcaggtgtccacatacctttggccaaGTAGTTATGTTGTTTTTAACTTTTCGTGCGGCTAGTAGGAAGAGGAAAATCACTTCCTCGTACACCCCCCGACCTGTAGTAGGCGGTAATGTTTTCTTGCCGctgttccttctcttctcttgaaaCCCTAACTCTGAGCTATAATAAAGAACCCTAACCTAAAAAATAAGACCAATAAGTgcttacattttgttttattacgAGCCATATTTACTTTGTCGCAGCTTATTTTATTGGCGGGGATGCGTAGTTGttaccactgaggtataataagaacgGTGACGTTAGCTACCTGTTAGCTGGCAGTGAAAGCAGCGTGGGAGCTGGGTCGAGTAAATGCTACCGAGCAAGCTAATGGCACTAACGTTTCAGGGGAATGTCTACTAAATAAATATTCCGACTCGTTAACTCTTCAGGCTATCGATAGCTATATCGTCTTTTCGTTTGTCTTGCCTGCACAGACATCTAGCTATCCGTTTCTGTTCAGACAGAGTTAAATAGGCAGTTTTGGGAAAACGAAGTTAGCCAGCCACGTCACAGAAGTGCAGTGTTGTTGACCGCTCCGGACCGACCCAAAATAGAGTTCTCTCTGCCGTCCTCCATCAGTTTCCGAGGATGGTTCTGCTAAGGAGTGTCTCCCGACCCAGCGAGGGAGTCCGGCATGAACAAGGCGAGACGACGGCGGTGTTGGACGGGAAGGGTCTCGGCGCAGGGACTCTCTACGTTGCTGAAACGTATGTGACGCTCTGGtgtggtggctagctagctagttagttagctagcattgTTTAGCCAGGTGACATTTGTTAGTTAGCATGCTTGCTAATTTCTAAAATCAGGAAGTTTCAAGACTTACATGTTTTCTTAGTGTTTTTGCTTTGAAAATATAaacttaacatttatttttataaacttcAACTTGAGTACCTTGAACTTGAATGTTGCATCATGTTAGCTAACTAGTCAATGACTTGACGTGGATCTCAATTATATTTAATTGATTAATCACATCTCCTTGCCTCACATCCTTcctccttgtctccttctcaaaGCACATTGCCCGGGAAGATCTGAGGTTCCTCCGTTTTGAGGCAAGGAGGGAGGACAAGATGAATCAAGGAAATACAATGAGTTTTCACCATATAGTagtcatcaaatttgattggtcacatgcaTGTGTTTAGaatatgttattgcgggtgtagtgaaatgcttgtgtttctagctctgacagtgcagtaatatctaacaatttctcaacatatacccaatacacacacatctacgtAAAATAATGATATTAAGAAtgtataagtatatggatgagtaatgtcagagcagcatagactaagatacagtagaatagtatagcgtatatacatatgagatgagtaatgcaagatatgtaacattgttaaagtgactagtgttccattgaagtggccagtgatttcaagtctgtatataggcagcagcctctaatgtgctagtgatggccatttaacagtctgatggccttgagatagacgctgtttttcagtctctcggtaccagctttgatgcagctgtactgacctcaccttctggaaggtagtggggtgaacaggcagtggctcaggtggttgttgtccttgatttaaaaatgttttaccttcctgtgacatcgggtgctgtaggtgtcctcgagggcaggtagtttgcaaccggtgatgcgttgggcagaccgcaccaccctttggGCAGgtagtttgagggttttaggtgccaagccaaattttttcagcctcctgaggttgaagaggcgctgttgcgctttcttcaccacactatctgtgtgggtggaccatttcagtttgtcagtgatgtgtatgccgctcccctgcggtcccgtcaatgtggataggggggtgctgtttcctgaagtccacgatcatctcctttttgttgacgttgagtgagaatgCTGCTTTCCTGTGTTTTCCAGGCGGTTGTCGTGGTTTGACGGGTCAGGGATGGGCTTCTCTCTGGAGTACCCCACTATCAGCCTTCACGCCATCTCACGAGACCTCAGCGCCTACCCACAGGAACATCTATACGTCATGGTCAACGCAAAACTCAACGGTGAGACACACCTGTCCATCAGTGTCAATATCAAACTCGCAGTGAAACACAAACTTGTGATCGAGTAAGAAGATCttaaagtgtgtgtctgtgtgttccccaGATGAGATGCAGGAGAATGCCcgtgatgaggaggatgaggataagAGCAGTGAGGAAGATGCGTGTGAGGGTATCACAGAGATCCGCTTCGTCCCTAGCGACAAAGCAGCATGTAAGTGTGAGGGGAGAGGGATGTCTAGTTGTGCAGGGCTAAATTTAAGTCAATGCATCTTTATTAAGCAGGTCACAGATAATAACATCTTCCACATATAATGTAACCAGTGCTGTACAATAGCcaataacaagttcaaacatcTCTATACACACATGCATTAGGGATGTCTAAAGCTTTTGGCTCTCCAGTTTTTTGACATGCAGCTCTAGTTTGGAAACACTATGCCAGCTAGGATTTCCCTaacgtgtgtgtgtccgtccagtGGAGTCTATGTTTTCAGCGATGTGTGAGTGTCAGGCCTTGCACCCAGACCCAGATGACGAAGACTCCAACGGGGATTTTGATGGAGATGAGTACGATGTGGAGGAGGCAGGTGTGTAACTTAcaagcatacagacacacacagacacactttaacATACAGTTCACGAACTCGCATAGATGGAGTAATCAAGAAGATAATACTAACATTGTATCTCCACCTTCTTTCTCCCTTCAACGGAAAAGAGGCAGGTAAAAAGCCTAACAACTACGCACTCACCCTATCAGCTGctacaactacacacacaggtacacgcGCACTCACAGgtggtattctctctctctgtcctccagagCATGGTCAGGGTGATATCCCATCATTCTGTACATATGAGGAGGGTGTGTCGGGGGTGAGGGCTGAAGGCCAGGCCACTCTACAGAGACTGGAGGGCATGTTAGCTCAGTCTGTCGCAAACACCTTTCACATGGCTGGGGTCCGCACTGATGAGACCAATGGAGAGTTTGACGGTGGGTCACACACACGTACAAGGATAGGTCACACACATAGTCTAACACAGGATACAAGGATAGGTCACACACACGCTGAAATAGTAGAACCTCACAGGCAAAATTTCATGAACGGGATGTAAATAATATACAGCGGAGGTTCTTGAAACTGACTTTCTCGGCTATGCTTGTTAGATGTGGTGTGTATTGTAATAACCACaagatttatttaactaggcaagtcagttaagaacaaattcttatttacaatgacggcctacaccggccaaacccggacgacgctggcccaattgaacaccgccctatggaactcccaatcacggccggttgtgatacagcctggatggcACTTGAGGACAGAGTGACAATGATCCCGCTCTACATAGTCACTACATAACAAAGAGAACGTAACATAAATCAATAAAAGATGCATGCAAAAACATTGATATAGGTTACAAAAATATTACCAGGCTAGCTCCTTGGTCTTAGAATATTCTGACTGGCTTGAATGGAACAAGCATCTCTGTCAGATGATGGAGCTTAGCCATGGAGTCCTCTAGAAGTTAAAATAAGAGCATTGAAGTCAGCCTGATACTGGCAACTAATAAGCCAGTACAGTTAGTCCTTCTCTTGAGCACCGGATGGTTCTCCAACTTCTCCGCCTGCCGCTGACTTATCACTACAAAAGAGTGAAAACACTCAATTTCTGTGGCTAAGTGTTTCTCTGAGAAGGATACATCTGCTAGAATCTCTTCCCTCTGTCGCACACTCTTCTTACACTTCTATCTTTTCTCTCTTGTaccatcatctctctccctccatctcttccctaTTTGGTACCTACTTTTTGATCTTCTGTGGTAGCTCTTTCTCCTTGTTGTTGACATGGTACCTGTTCCCACATTTCTCTAAGGCCCATCTGAGCTCTGACCCGGCCGACTGAATGTGTTCTTCTATAGTGGTCCCCCTACCGGGTAGCCATTCTCCTCTGGAGGACAGAACCATGGTGCgactccactcctcctcccagCACTCTAGGTGCTTCTCCACAACCACTTTGTGTCTCCTGACGAAGGGCAACCCCAGAGAGTAGACCAATGGGAAGGCAAGGGGTCACACTCCCCTTCAGTTGACCTTTAACCTTGTCTGAGGTATCCTCAGCAGGGACACACATCCAGCTCTGCACGCCGATCACATTCACCAGAGTACCGTATTAGTTTCTTTCATGATACATGAACCCCCCCCAGTAGCGCTGTCTAGTCCCAGGAGGCTGTTGCCACTGGaactcttctcccccgattgctcagtttaaccaggcggccagctctaggaaaagttttggcggttccaaacttcttcaatgctgcagaaatgttttggtgcccttccccagatctgtgccttgacacaatcacaGTCTCGGAGCTCTAGAGACGAtttcttcgacctcgtggcttggtttttgctctgacatacactgtcaactgcttacttacaagcctttaaccaacaatccAGTTTTAAGAAAAAGAAGAGTTAAAAAATATAGTAgccagtctatgactagggtggctggagtctggcaatttttatggccttcctctgatacagCCTGATATAAAGGTtatgggtggcaggaagcttgtccccagtaatgtactggtccgtatgcactaccctctgtagcgccatgcggtcggaggctgagcagttgcaataccaggtggtgatgcaaccagtcaggatgctcttgatggtgcagctgtaggactttttgagtatctgaggacccatgccaagactgtcttggtgtgtttggaccatgttagcttgttggtgatgtggacaccaaggaatttgaagctctcaacctgctccactacagccctgtcgatgagaatggaggtgtgcgcggccctccttttcctgtagtccacaatcatctccttagtcttgatcaagttaagggagaggttgtcctggcaccacagttccaggtctctgacctcctccctataggctgtctcatcgttgtcggtgatcaggcctatcacgttgtgttgtcggcaaacttaataatggtgttggaatcgtgcttgGTCatagaggggactgagcacgcacccctgaggggcccctgtgttgaggatcagtgtggcagatatattgttgcctacccttaccactgggAGCGGCCTGTCatgaagtctaggatccagttgcggagggaggtgtttagtcccagggtccttagcttaatgatgacctttgagggcactatggtgctgaatgcttagctgtagtcaatgaacagcattctcacataggtgtaccttttgtccaggtgggaaagggcagtgttgagtgcaatagagattgcgtcatctgttggggctgtatgcaaattggagtggatttagggtttctgggataatggtgttgtgagcaatgaccagcctttcaaagtacttcatggctactgatgtgagttctacgggtctgtagtcatttaggcaggttaccttagtgttcttgggcacagggactatggtggtctgcttgaaacatgttggtattacagacttggccagggacaggttgaaaatgtcagtgaacacacttgccagctggtaagcgcatgctcgtagtacacgttctggtaatccgtctgaccctgtggccttgtgaatgttgacctgtttaaat
The genomic region above belongs to Salvelinus sp. IW2-2015 linkage group LG4p, ASM291031v2, whole genome shotgun sequence and contains:
- the clns1a gene encoding methylosome subunit pICln isoform X3 encodes the protein MVLLRSVSRPSEGVRHEQGETTAVLDGKGLGAGTLYVAETRLSWFDGSGMGFSLEYPTISLHAISRDLSAYPQEHLYVMVNAKLNDEMQENARDEEDEDKSSEEDACEGITEIRFVPSDKAALESMFSAMCECQALHPDPDDEDSNGDFDGDEYDVEEAEAGKKPNNYALTLSAATTTHTDGMEVDAGSTVAGQFEDADVDH
- the clns1a gene encoding methylosome subunit pICln isoform X2 produces the protein MVLLRSVSRPSEGVRHEQGETTAVLDGKGLGAGTLYVAETRLSWFDGSGMGFSLEYPTISLHAISRDLSAYPQEHLYVMVNAKLNDEMQENARDEEDEDKSSEEDACEGITEIRFVPSDKAALESMFSAMCECQALHPDPDDEDSNGDFDGDEYDVEEAEHGQGDIPSFCTYEEGVSGVRAEGQATLQRLEGMLAQSVANTFHMAGVRTDETNGEFDDGMEVDAGSTVAGQFEDADVDH
- the clns1a gene encoding methylosome subunit pICln isoform X4; its protein translation is MVLLRSVSRPSEGVRHEQGETTAVLDGKGLGAGTLYVAETRLSWFDGSGMGFSLEYPTISLHAISRDLSAYPQEHLYVMVNAKLNDEMQENARDEEDEDKSSEEDACEGITEIRFVPSDKAALESMFSAMCECQALHPDPDDEDSNGDFDGDEYDVEEADGMEVDAGSTVAGQFEDADVDH